The following proteins are co-located in the Betta splendens chromosome 9, fBetSpl5.4, whole genome shotgun sequence genome:
- the LOC114862821 gene encoding GTPase IMAP family member 8-like has product MATASQNVNPLTRSSSYEMLPPHMSELKVVVLGNRWSEQNEVGNFLLGKNTTIAAPDRCLMIREGLGDKHITIIHTPDLLFPKMDNVKEFIQQCDKLTHPGPHVFLLVLHPKDFTEDHKRKLCRILENFSDQSFDHSLVLITTSKMMTPPALNDMIRKCRYRHLNWRNLDRLELLKCLGQVVEENIGQHVKLSVDTEDPASTIISYVQSSTLHITETAKAAGLRAGEQIPQHRSKPVSAFRIVLIGGSEKTIFAKFLWSQSSPKALVTYGEWKGQQLTVVKTGDLISQSVEAVRREMKVCVRFCSPGPNVLLLFVNPSDFTEEKRKTLEFILSLFGGNAFKYSMVVFTHEGENETVKKLIKDCKQRQHRISHYKKVRIETDEELMQKMSKMVRDNRGGCLRLNKEDDASTALNLVVFGRKGAGKTSAAEAIVGQTGLHAVSSSSQCVKHQGEVCGRWVSLVELPALSAEPEETVMEESFRCVSLCDPEGVHAFILVLPVAPLTDEDEAELQTIQNTFGSRVNDFTMILFTVESDPGNPAVAEFINKNREIQDLCQLCGERSVVLNIRDKQTIPDLIKALEEMIDDRSSSFTKDIFTRALMEKITNDSMVRRRFSVLSFNMRQNSDSGSEAE; this is encoded by the exons ATGGCGACAGCAAGTCAAA ATGTGAATCCTctgacacgcagcagcagctatgAAATGCTGCCACCTCACA TGTCTGAACTGAAGGTTGTTGTGCTGGGAAACAGATGGTCTGAGCAGAATGAAGTGGGAAACTTCCTGCTGGGAAAAAATACAACCATTGCAGCACCTGACCGCTGTTTGATGATCAGAGAAGGATTAGGGGACAAACACATAACCATCATTCACACTCCAGATCTGCTGTTTCCTAAAATGGACAATGTAAAAGAGTTTATACAACAATGTGATAAACTCACTCATCCTGGACCTCATGTGTTCCTGCTGGTTCTACATCCTAAAGACTTTACTGAGGACCACAAACGAAAGCTCTGTAGAATCCTTGAGAACTTCAGTGATCAATCATTTGATCATTCTCTGGTTCTGATAACTACATCTAAAATGATGACACCTCCAGCATTAAATGACATGATCAGGAAATGTAGATACAGACACTTAAACTGGAGAAACCTTGACCGTTTAGAGCTGCTAAAATGCTTGGGTCAGGTTGTAGAAGAGAATATAGGACAGCATGTTAAATTATCTGTGGACACAGAAGATCCAGCAAGTACAATAATAAGTTATGTCCAAAGCTCAACACTTCACATCACAGAGACTGCGAAGGCTGCTG GTCTGCGTGCGGGTGAACAAATTCCTCAGCATCGCTCCAAGCCAG TATCTGCATTTAGGATTGTGCTGATTGGGGGGAGTGAAAAGACCATATTTGCCAAATTCCTATGGAGCCAAAGTTCACCCAAAGCTCTAGTAACCTATGGAGAATGGAAAGGACAACAACTTACAGTAGTGAAAACTGGAGACCTGATCAGTCAGTCTGTGGAAGCAGTGAGACGAGAGATGAAGGTCTGTGTGAGGTTTTGTTCTCCTGGACcaaatgttctgctgctgtttgtgaacCCTTCTGATTTcacagaggagaaaagaaaaacactggagTTCATCCTGAGTTTGTTTGGTGGAAACGCTTTTAAATATTCAATGGTTGTTTTCACACATGAGGGCGAGAATGAGACAGTGAAAAAACTGATTAAAGACTGTaaacaaaggcagcacagaATCAGCCATTACAAAAAGGTTCGGATAGAAACTGATGAAGAGTTAATGCAGAAAATGTCAAAAATGGTGAGAGACAACAGAGGAGGATGTCTAAGACTGAATAAAGAGGATGATGCTTCAACAGCTCTAAACCTGGTTGTGTTTGGGAGGAAAGGAGCAGGGAAGACATCAGCAGCGGAGGCCATTGTAGGTCAGACAGGGCTTCATGCAGTCTCCAGCTCATCACAGTGTGTTAAACACCAAGGAGAGGTGTGTGGACGTTGGGTTTCCCTGGTGGAGCTGCCGGCCTTgtctgcagaaccagaggagacagtgatggaagaaTCATTCAGGTGCGTCTCCCTCTGTGACCCTGAGGGGGTCCATGCCTTCATCCTGGTCCTACCTGTGGCTCCACTCACTGATGAAGACGAGGCAGAGTTACAGACCATCCAGAACACGTTTGGCTCTCGAGTCAATGACTTCACCATGATTCTGTTCACTGTGGAGTCAGATCCTGGAAATCCAGCTGTTGCTgagtttattaataaaaacagggaaatccaggatctctgtCAGTTGTGTGGAGAAAGATCTGTTGTTCTCAACATCAGGGACAAGCAGACGATCCCTGATCTGATAAAAGCTTTGGAAGAAATGATAGATGACAGATCAAGCTCCTTCACTAAGGACATATTCACCAGAGCTCTGATGGAGAAGATCACAAATGATAGCATGGTCCGTAGGCGTTTTTCTGTCTTGTCTTTTAACATGCGACAAAACAGTGACAGTGGCTCAGAGGCTGAGTGA